Proteins from a genomic interval of Deltaproteobacteria bacterium HGW-Deltaproteobacteria-18:
- a CDS encoding chlorohydrolase — translation MSILIRKVRLNGELVDVLIKGNRFDSIGTDVDSSADVIIDGSGKAILPSFHNAHTHAAMTLMRGYADDMDLHTWLAEHIWPFEARLGEDDIYWGAKLACLEMIKSGTTFFADMYWHWKGTARAVTEMGMRAALSAAFFDFEDPARAETMKRQVMDLHAASAAFPDRVQFILGPHAIYTVSSDSLRWLGEYANQHGLLVHLHLSETQKEVEDCLAKHGKRPVEYLHELGLLAPNLILAHAVWMNGAEMKLLAAHGVQVVHCPVSNMKLCSGQFDYAAMKAHGVAVALGTDGCSSNNNLDMIEEMKIASLLAKVTSMDPTVFPAQEALDAATLNGARMYGLDAGRIASGKLADCILVNLEHVRMVPGHHLVSNLVYSANSSCVDTTICDGRVLMLGGKVEGEEEILAQVRATLARLNAPREPEGDACS, via the coding sequence TTGAGTATCTTGATAAGAAAAGTGCGCCTGAACGGAGAGCTGGTTGACGTGCTCATCAAGGGCAATCGCTTCGACTCCATCGGAACGGACGTGGACTCGTCCGCCGATGTGATCATCGACGGGTCGGGCAAGGCCATCCTGCCGTCCTTCCACAACGCCCACACCCACGCCGCCATGACGCTGATGCGCGGCTATGCCGACGACATGGACCTGCACACCTGGCTTGCCGAACACATCTGGCCTTTCGAGGCGCGGCTTGGCGAGGACGACATCTATTGGGGGGCGAAGCTGGCCTGCCTTGAGATGATCAAGTCCGGGACGACTTTTTTTGCCGACATGTACTGGCACTGGAAGGGCACGGCCCGAGCCGTGACGGAAATGGGCATGCGCGCAGCCCTGTCCGCAGCCTTTTTTGATTTCGAAGATCCGGCCCGCGCCGAGACCATGAAGCGTCAGGTCATGGATCTGCACGCCGCCAGCGCCGCGTTTCCGGACCGTGTTCAGTTCATTCTCGGGCCCCACGCCATCTACACCGTGTCTTCGGACTCCCTGCGCTGGCTGGGGGAATACGCGAACCAGCACGGGCTTTTGGTGCACCTGCACCTTTCCGAGACGCAAAAGGAGGTCGAGGACTGTCTGGCCAAGCATGGCAAACGGCCCGTGGAGTATCTGCACGAGCTTGGCCTGCTGGCCCCGAACCTGATCCTGGCGCATGCCGTGTGGATGAACGGGGCGGAGATGAAGCTTCTGGCCGCGCACGGGGTGCAGGTCGTGCACTGTCCCGTCTCGAACATGAAGCTCTGTTCAGGGCAGTTCGACTACGCTGCCATGAAGGCCCATGGGGTTGCCGTGGCCCTGGGCACGGACGGGTGCTCTTCAAACAACAATCTCGACATGATCGAGGAGATGAAGATCGCCTCTCTTCTGGCCAAGGTCACGTCCATGGATCCCACCGTCTTTCCGGCCCAGGAAGCCCTCGACGCAGCCACCCTGAACGGGGCGCGCATGTACGGGCTCGATGCCGGACGCATCGCTTCGGGCAAGCTGGCCGATTGCATCCTGGTCAATCTGGAGCACGTGCGCATGGTCCCGGGGCACCACCTCGTCTCCAACCTCGTCTACAGCGCGAACAGCTCCTGCGTGGATACGACCATCTGCGACGGCCGCGTGCTGATGCTTGGCGGCAAGGTCGAGGGCGAGGAAGAGATCCTGGCTCAGGTCCGCGCGACCTTGGCCAGGCTCAATGCTCCGCGGGAGCCGGAGGGGGATGCATGCTCCTGA
- a CDS encoding cob(I)alamin adenolsyltransferase translates to MLLIYTGNGKGKTSACVGQAIRALGQGLTVAFGQFMKRGDQAGEQEMLAKLLGENFLASGAGFYRNTDYDTHREKALQLLHWAGERLDRGVDMLILDETLYALNHGLLLEDEVRELIRRCRDQDRHLVLSGRGVPAWMVELADIVSDITEVRHIYSEGGKARRGIEF, encoded by the coding sequence ATGCTCCTGATCTACACCGGCAACGGCAAGGGCAAGACTTCGGCCTGCGTCGGTCAGGCCATCCGCGCCCTGGGCCAGGGGCTCACCGTGGCTTTTGGGCAGTTCATGAAGAGAGGCGACCAGGCCGGCGAGCAGGAGATGCTGGCAAAGCTGCTCGGTGAGAATTTTCTGGCGTCGGGAGCAGGCTTTTACCGCAACACGGATTACGACACCCATCGCGAGAAGGCCTTACAGCTTCTGCACTGGGCCGGGGAACGTCTGGACCGGGGTGTGGACATGCTGATCCTCGATGAGACCCTGTATGCCCTGAACCACGGGCTGCTTCTGGAGGATGAGGTGCGGGAGCTGATCAGGCGTTGCAGGGATCAGGATCGCCATCTGGTCCTGTCCGGGCGCGGCGTTCCGGCCTGGATGGTGGAGCTTGCCGACATCGTTTCGGACATCACCGAGGTCCGGCACATTTACTCGGAGGGCGGCAAGGCCCGCCGCGGGATTGAATTTTAA